Proteins from a genomic interval of Piscinibacter sp. HJYY11:
- the ccoO gene encoding cytochrome-c oxidase, cbb3-type subunit II, translating to MSSKTESRFSHQKIETSNFLMIVLILLVVAVGGIVEIVPLFFQRSTTQPVEGLKPYTALQLAGRDVYVREGCYNCHSQMIRPFRAETLRYGKYSTAGEFVYDHPFQWGSKRTGPDLHRVGGKYSDDWHRLHLISPRDLVPESNMPAYPWLDKAPVDGKALPNHLKALRVAGVPYTDADIAGATDAVKNKTELDALIAYLQVMGTALK from the coding sequence ATGTCCTCAAAGACCGAATCCCGCTTCAGCCACCAGAAGATCGAGACCAGCAACTTCCTGATGATCGTGCTCATCCTGCTCGTGGTGGCGGTGGGCGGCATCGTGGAGATCGTGCCGCTGTTCTTCCAGCGCTCGACCACGCAGCCGGTCGAAGGCCTCAAGCCCTACACCGCGCTGCAGCTCGCCGGGCGCGACGTCTACGTGCGCGAGGGTTGCTACAACTGCCACTCGCAGATGATCCGGCCCTTCCGCGCCGAGACGCTGCGCTATGGCAAGTACTCCACCGCGGGCGAGTTCGTCTACGACCACCCCTTCCAGTGGGGCAGCAAGCGCACCGGCCCCGACCTGCACCGCGTGGGCGGCAAGTACAGCGACGACTGGCATCGCCTGCACCTCATCAGCCCACGCGACCTGGTGCCCGAGTCGAACATGCCGGCCTACCCCTGGCTCGACAAGGCGCCGGTCGACGGCAAGGCATTGCCCAACCACCTGAAGGCCTTGCGCGTGGCCGGCGTGCCCTACACCGATGCCGACATCGCCGGCGCCACCGACGCGGTGAAGAACAAGACCGAGCTCGACGCACTCATCGCCTACCTGCAGGTGATGGGCACGGCCCTCAAGTAA
- a CDS encoding CcoQ/FixQ family Cbb3-type cytochrome c oxidase assembly chaperone, with the protein MDLNDLRSLVTLVSLATFAGICTWAWARRNRDRFDEAALVPFMADADDAAMGARHE; encoded by the coding sequence ATGGACCTCAACGACCTTCGATCCCTGGTGACCCTGGTCTCGCTCGCCACCTTCGCCGGCATCTGCACCTGGGCCTGGGCCCGGCGCAACCGCGACCGCTTCGACGAAGCGGCCCTCGTTCCCTTCATGGCCGACGCCGACGACGCCGCTATGGGAGCCCGCCATGAGTGA
- the ccoP gene encoding cytochrome-c oxidase, cbb3-type subunit III, whose product MSDFFNSGWSTFIAIATVGSLVACLALLVIASRRTPMAKDNTTGHVWDQDLVELNNPLPRWWMVLFVLTVVCGGAYVFLYPGLGSSAGTLNWTSTGQYEAEQKKANDAMAAVYARYVAQPAEVLAKDAGAMGIGERLFVNNCAACHGSDARGSKGFPNLTDSDWLYGGSLEAIKETIAKGRTGNMPPMAAAVGSSTDVGNLAHYVLSLSGSPHNAIQANEGRAKFAACAACHGVGGRGNPALGAPNLADKVWLHGWGEDAIVSIVNKGKVNVMPAHDSRLTPGQIHVLGAYVWSLSHGSGTSP is encoded by the coding sequence ATGAGTGACTTCTTCAACAGCGGCTGGTCGACCTTCATCGCCATCGCCACGGTGGGGTCGCTCGTCGCCTGCCTGGCGCTGCTCGTCATCGCCTCGCGCCGCACGCCGATGGCCAAGGACAACACCACCGGCCACGTGTGGGACCAAGACCTGGTGGAGCTCAACAACCCGCTGCCGCGCTGGTGGATGGTGCTGTTCGTGTTGACCGTGGTGTGCGGCGGTGCTTATGTCTTCCTCTACCCCGGCCTCGGCAGCAGCGCCGGCACGCTGAACTGGACGAGCACCGGCCAGTACGAAGCCGAGCAGAAGAAGGCCAACGACGCCATGGCGGCGGTCTACGCGCGCTACGTCGCGCAGCCCGCCGAGGTGCTGGCCAAGGATGCCGGCGCCATGGGCATCGGCGAGCGCCTCTTCGTCAACAACTGCGCCGCCTGCCACGGGTCGGACGCACGCGGCAGCAAGGGCTTCCCCAACCTGACCGACAGCGACTGGCTCTACGGCGGCTCGCTCGAGGCCATCAAGGAGACGATCGCCAAGGGCCGCACCGGCAACATGCCCCCCATGGCCGCGGCCGTGGGCTCGTCGACCGACGTGGGCAACCTCGCGCACTACGTGCTCAGCCTGTCGGGCAGCCCGCACAACGCGATCCAGGCCAACGAAGGCCGGGCCAAGTTTGCCGCCTGTGCGGCCTGCCACGGCGTGGGCGGCAGGGGCAACCCGGCACTGGGCGCGCCCAACCTCGCCGACAAGGTGTGGCTGCACGGCTGGGGCGAGGACGCGATCGTGTCGATCGTCAACAAAGGCAAGGTCAACGTCATGCCGGCGCATGACTCGCGCCTGACGCCGGGCCAGATCCACGTGCTCGGTGCCTACGTGTGGAGCCTTTCGCACGGCAGCGGCACGAGCCCTTGA
- the ccoG gene encoding cytochrome c oxidase accessory protein CcoG — protein MSSNPSRVIPIAAAEAASGIEGEGGWLFEKQKKIYPRSVTGTFAKWRWAMVWLTQIMFYGLPWLQWNDRQAVLFDLAARRFYIFGLVLHPQDLVYLAALLIISAYLLFLFTAVAGRLWCGFSCPQTVYTEIFLWVERRFEGDRIARMRLDAAPWSFEKLWRKGGKQAAWIGIGLWTGFTLVGYFTPVKVLWGEAFTMSFGPWEWFWVLFYGFATYGNAGYLREQVCTYMCPYARFQSAMFDRDTLIVSYDPQRGEPRGSRGRKVDPRAKGLGDCIDCGLCVQVCPTGIDIRNGLQYQCISCASCVDVCNEVMDKMNYERGLIRFATQNGLSNRWSSGQTLKRVLRPRVLVYSGVLALICIGFVVSLALRSPFRVDVVRDRGALARLVDDGAVENVYRLQVMNATEATQRYRVSLDGLDGAAISSRADFEVGAAEARWWPVSVQVPHGVARSLGAGAHAIRFRIERLAHGEDGAAVVDEKSTFVVPR, from the coding sequence ATGAGCAGTAACCCGTCACGTGTCATTCCCATCGCCGCCGCCGAAGCCGCAAGCGGCATCGAAGGCGAGGGCGGCTGGCTCTTCGAGAAGCAGAAGAAGATCTACCCGCGCTCGGTGACGGGCACCTTCGCCAAGTGGCGCTGGGCGATGGTGTGGCTCACGCAGATCATGTTCTACGGCCTGCCCTGGCTGCAATGGAACGACCGCCAGGCGGTGCTCTTCGACCTGGCCGCGCGGCGCTTCTACATCTTCGGCCTGGTGCTGCATCCGCAGGACCTGGTCTATCTCGCGGCGCTGCTCATCATCAGCGCCTACCTGCTGTTCCTCTTCACCGCGGTGGCGGGGCGATTGTGGTGTGGCTTCAGCTGCCCGCAGACGGTCTACACCGAAATCTTCCTCTGGGTGGAGCGCCGGTTCGAGGGCGACCGCATCGCGCGCATGCGGCTCGATGCCGCGCCGTGGTCGTTCGAGAAGCTGTGGCGCAAGGGCGGCAAGCAGGCCGCGTGGATCGGGATCGGCCTGTGGACGGGCTTCACGCTCGTGGGCTACTTCACGCCGGTGAAGGTGCTGTGGGGCGAAGCGTTCACCATGTCCTTCGGCCCGTGGGAATGGTTCTGGGTGCTCTTCTACGGCTTCGCCACCTACGGCAACGCCGGCTACCTGCGCGAGCAGGTCTGCACCTACATGTGCCCGTATGCGCGCTTCCAGAGCGCGATGTTCGACCGCGACACGCTCATCGTCAGCTACGACCCGCAGCGTGGCGAACCGCGCGGCTCGCGCGGCCGCAAGGTCGACCCCAGAGCCAAGGGGCTGGGCGACTGCATCGACTGCGGCCTGTGCGTGCAGGTGTGCCCGACCGGCATCGACATCCGCAACGGCCTGCAGTACCAGTGCATCAGCTGTGCCTCGTGCGTCGACGTGTGCAACGAGGTGATGGACAAGATGAACTACGAACGCGGGCTGATCCGCTTCGCGACGCAGAACGGGTTGTCCAACCGCTGGTCTTCGGGGCAGACCCTGAAGCGTGTGCTGCGGCCGCGCGTGCTCGTCTACAGCGGCGTGCTGGCGCTCATCTGCATCGGCTTCGTGGTGAGCCTCGCGCTGCGCAGCCCGTTCCGTGTCGACGTGGTGCGTGACCGAGGGGCGCTCGCGCGGCTGGTGGATGACGGTGCTGTCGAGAACGTCTACCGGCTGCAGGTGATGAACGCCACCGAGGCCACGCAGCGCTACCGCGTCTCGCTCGATGGGCTGGACGGTGCCGCGATCAGCTCGCGCGCCGACTTCGAGGTGGGTGCGGCCGAGGCGCGCTGGTGGCCGGTGAGCGTGCAGGTGCCGCACGGCGTGGCCAGGTCGCTGGGCGCCGGTGCGCACGCCATCCGCTTCCGCATCGAGCGGCTGGCGCATGGGGAAGACGGGGCGGCGGTGGTCGACGAGAAGTCGACCTTCGTCGTGCCGCGATGA
- a CDS encoding nitrogen fixation protein FixH: MNANVKTVPAPTPWWRVGMVWLVLAGPAAVVLAGIVTLKIALTHVDPVVQVPAAVADSSGSMSPALKARNHAATPTP; this comes from the coding sequence ATGAACGCCAATGTGAAGACCGTTCCGGCACCCACGCCCTGGTGGCGCGTGGGCATGGTGTGGCTGGTGCTGGCCGGGCCTGCGGCCGTGGTGCTGGCCGGCATCGTCACGCTGAAGATCGCGCTGACACACGTGGACCCGGTGGTGCAGGTGCCGGCGGCGGTGGCCGACAGCTCGGGCTCCATGAGCCCGGCGCTGAAGGCTCGCAACCACGCGGCCACGCCGACGCCCTGA
- the fnr gene encoding fumarate/nitrate reduction transcriptional regulator Fnr: MTDTVPSFAASKRSTRAAAPAPALKVACSSCSLRELCLPVGLPQADMDRLDTLVTTRRSVARGDLLFRVGDSFQCLYAVRTGFFKTCVSLEDGRDQVTGFQMAGELLGLDGIGHERHSCNAVALEDSQLCVIPYSQLESLSREFGELQRQFHKIMSREIVRDHGVMLLLGSMRAEERLAAFLLNLTQRLQARGFSSSSLVLRMTREEIGSYLGLKLETVSRTFSKFHDDGLLEVKQRDIRILDAEGLRRLVNSARC; the protein is encoded by the coding sequence ATGACCGACACCGTCCCGTCCTTCGCCGCCAGCAAGCGCAGCACCCGCGCTGCCGCACCGGCGCCCGCGCTCAAGGTGGCCTGCTCCAGCTGCAGCCTGCGCGAGCTGTGCCTGCCCGTGGGCCTGCCGCAGGCCGACATGGACCGGCTCGACACGCTCGTCACCACGCGGCGCAGCGTCGCGCGGGGCGACCTGCTCTTCCGCGTGGGCGACAGCTTCCAGTGCCTGTATGCGGTGCGCACCGGCTTCTTCAAGACCTGCGTGTCGCTCGAAGACGGGCGAGACCAGGTGACCGGCTTCCAGATGGCCGGCGAATTGCTGGGGCTCGACGGCATCGGCCACGAGCGGCACAGCTGCAACGCGGTGGCGCTGGAGGATTCGCAGCTGTGCGTGATCCCGTATTCGCAGCTCGAGTCGCTGTCACGCGAGTTCGGTGAGCTGCAGCGGCAGTTCCACAAGATCATGAGCCGCGAGATCGTGCGCGACCATGGCGTGATGCTGCTGCTCGGGTCGATGCGGGCCGAGGAGCGGCTGGCGGCGTTCCTGCTGAACCTCACGCAGCGCCTGCAGGCTCGCGGGTTCTCGTCATCGTCTCTCGTGCTGCGCATGACGCGCGAGGAGATCGGCTCCTACCTCGGGCTCAAGCTCGAAACGGTGAGCCGAACCTTCTCGAAGTTTCACGATGACGGGCTGCTGGAGGTGAAGCAGCGGGACATTCGCATCCTGGATGCCGAAGGGCTGCGTCGCCTCGTCAACAGCGCTCGCTGCTAG
- the hemN gene encoding oxygen-independent coproporphyrinogen III oxidase yields the protein MSDVLCPPAAPSATPHFQITPELLQRYDVAGPRYTSYPTADRFVEAFGQADHERAARLRAQGAAAAPLSVYVHIPFCESVCYYCACNKVVTRDHGRAAVYLDALEQEMDLHTALLGVGQSVSQLHLGGGTPTFLGDDELSRLLGALRRHFRIAPGAEMSIEVDPRTVTRERLQHLFTLGFNRLSFGVQDFDEQVQRAVHRVQPFESVRALMEASREIGFESVNVDLIYGLPRQNPVSFGRTVQQVTSLRPDRIALYAYAHLPQRFKPQRRIEISELPPAGHRVGMLSDAIAAFLAAGYTYIGMDHFALPDDALAVAKRQGRLHRNFQGYSTQPDCDLVALGVSAIGHIGATYSQNAKTLPEYYDALAQGQLPIVRGLALTRDDLVRRAVIMALMCQGRLEFESVELAHLVDMREYFSRELAQLETLAEQGLVEIEPRAIQVTRMGWHFVRAVAMVFDRHLQADRQRERFSRII from the coding sequence ATGAGCGACGTCCTGTGTCCACCGGCTGCGCCCAGCGCAACGCCCCATTTCCAGATCACGCCCGAGCTGCTGCAGCGCTACGACGTCGCCGGCCCGCGCTACACCTCGTACCCCACGGCCGACCGCTTCGTCGAAGCGTTTGGTCAGGCCGACCATGAGCGTGCCGCACGGCTGCGTGCGCAAGGTGCTGCCGCTGCGCCGTTGTCGGTCTACGTGCACATTCCGTTCTGCGAATCGGTGTGCTACTACTGTGCCTGCAACAAGGTCGTGACCCGCGACCATGGGCGCGCTGCGGTCTACCTCGACGCGCTCGAACAGGAGATGGACCTGCACACCGCGCTGCTCGGCGTGGGGCAGAGCGTCTCGCAGCTGCACCTGGGCGGCGGCACGCCCACCTTCCTCGGCGATGACGAGCTGAGCCGCCTGCTGGGCGCGCTGCGACGGCATTTCAGGATCGCCCCGGGCGCGGAGATGTCGATCGAGGTCGACCCGCGGACCGTCACGCGCGAGCGGCTGCAGCACCTTTTCACGCTCGGCTTCAACCGCCTGAGCTTCGGCGTGCAGGACTTCGACGAACAGGTGCAGCGCGCGGTGCACCGCGTTCAGCCCTTCGAGTCGGTGCGCGCCTTGATGGAGGCTTCTCGCGAGATCGGCTTCGAGTCGGTCAACGTCGACCTGATCTACGGCCTGCCCAGGCAGAACCCGGTGTCGTTTGGGAGGACGGTGCAGCAGGTCACCTCGCTGCGGCCCGACCGCATCGCGCTCTACGCCTATGCGCACCTGCCGCAGCGCTTCAAGCCCCAGCGTCGCATCGAGATCAGCGAGCTGCCGCCCGCAGGCCACCGCGTGGGCATGCTGAGCGACGCGATCGCGGCGTTTCTGGCGGCTGGCTACACCTACATCGGCATGGACCATTTCGCGCTGCCCGACGATGCCCTCGCCGTGGCCAAGCGCCAGGGCCGGCTGCACCGCAACTTCCAGGGCTACAGCACGCAGCCCGACTGCGATCTCGTGGCCCTCGGCGTGTCGGCCATCGGCCACATCGGTGCGACCTACAGCCAGAACGCGAAGACACTGCCCGAGTACTACGACGCGCTGGCCCAGGGCCAGCTGCCCATCGTGCGCGGCCTGGCGCTCACACGCGACGACCTGGTGCGCCGCGCGGTGATCATGGCGCTCATGTGCCAGGGCCGACTGGAGTTCGAATCGGTCGAGCTGGCGCACCTGGTCGACATGCGCGAGTACTTCAGCCGCGAGCTTGCGCAACTGGAGACGCTGGCTGAGCAGGGGCTGGTCGAGATCGAGCCGCGTGCGATCCAGGTCACCCGCATGGGCTGGCACTTCGTGCGCGCGGTGGCGATGGTGTTCGACCGCCACCTGCAGGCCGACCGCCAGCGCGAGAGGTTCTCTCGCATCATCTGA
- a CDS encoding sulfite exporter TauE/SafE family protein, giving the protein MELALVFSAALMGLAGVPHCLAMCGGTSAGVIRACGGANQATLGFHVGRLTGYAAGGAVAASSVALLRQLGEAAPALRPVWVLVHLAVLGVGLWLVWTGRQPQWMQGQGRSLPPELAAQGWQRVQGPVRAAGAGMLWLAWPCGLLQSALVVATLAGSAAAGAAVMAAFAITSSIGLVAGPALWLRLGGDTAAHLMDGRWAVRLAGAGLVAASGWALGHGLWARVVALCLGP; this is encoded by the coding sequence ATGGAACTCGCGCTCGTCTTCAGCGCGGCCTTGATGGGCCTGGCCGGCGTGCCGCACTGCCTGGCGATGTGCGGCGGCACGAGTGCGGGGGTGATCCGGGCGTGTGGCGGCGCAAACCAGGCGACGCTGGGCTTTCACGTCGGGCGTCTCACGGGCTATGCCGCCGGTGGCGCGGTGGCCGCATCGAGCGTGGCACTGCTGCGTCAGCTTGGCGAAGCAGCGCCTGCTTTGCGGCCCGTCTGGGTGCTCGTGCACCTGGCCGTGCTCGGCGTCGGGCTCTGGCTGGTGTGGACGGGGCGACAACCGCAGTGGATGCAAGGGCAGGGCCGTTCGCTGCCACCGGAACTCGCCGCCCAAGGCTGGCAACGGGTGCAAGGCCCGGTGCGTGCTGCCGGTGCCGGCATGCTGTGGCTCGCCTGGCCCTGCGGCCTGCTGCAATCGGCACTGGTCGTGGCCACGCTGGCGGGCAGTGCGGCGGCGGGTGCGGCAGTGATGGCGGCCTTTGCGATCACCTCGTCGATCGGGCTGGTGGCTGGGCCGGCGCTATGGCTGCGCCTGGGCGGTGACACGGCGGCCCATCTCATGGATGGCCGCTGGGCGGTGCGTCTGGCCGGCGCCGGCCTGGTCGCGGCCTCAGGGTGGGCGCTCGGGCACGGCCTGTGGGCGCGTGTCGTGGCGCTCTGCTTGGGCCCCTAG
- a CDS encoding GlxA family transcriptional regulator has protein sequence MPSKPRIVHIGVLVFPGCIRSGAVVPHDVLALANRLMASRPAAQRVEFKAHWVGARRGARVDTSGVGFSTVAADAHPLSALIVPGVEHADTADLSQVLDALAPEQALLRTLAGQGLPLLFGCSATCLVARAGLLDGRRATTSWWLAAYCRTHFKAMQLQPEAILLEDGDLISAAGVTSYFDLALWLVGRHAGDDMRQMAARMLLHDSRRESQAPYVAQAIAEGQGPVVIERARNWLGRRFDQPWTVQALAQHCRTSERTLLRRFKEVMGVGPVQYAQKMRVDRAKTLLESTLLSLEDIATRCGYTDASTLHKVFKQWAHVTPSDYRARFGLRR, from the coding sequence ATGCCGTCCAAGCCTCGCATCGTTCACATCGGCGTCCTGGTCTTTCCGGGGTGCATCCGCAGCGGCGCCGTGGTGCCGCACGACGTGCTGGCCCTCGCCAACAGGCTCATGGCGTCGAGGCCGGCCGCCCAGCGCGTCGAGTTCAAAGCCCACTGGGTGGGCGCACGGCGCGGCGCGCGTGTCGACACCAGCGGCGTGGGGTTTTCCACCGTCGCGGCCGACGCCCACCCGCTCAGCGCGCTCATCGTGCCCGGCGTGGAGCACGCAGACACAGCCGACCTCAGCCAGGTGCTCGATGCCCTCGCTCCCGAGCAGGCGCTGCTGCGAACCCTGGCCGGGCAAGGCCTGCCGTTGTTGTTCGGCTGCTCGGCGACCTGCCTCGTAGCGCGGGCCGGGCTGCTGGACGGCCGCCGCGCCACCACCAGTTGGTGGCTCGCCGCCTACTGCCGCACGCATTTCAAGGCGATGCAGTTGCAGCCGGAGGCCATCCTCCTCGAAGACGGCGACTTGATCTCGGCCGCCGGCGTCACCTCGTATTTCGACCTGGCCTTGTGGCTGGTGGGCCGGCATGCGGGCGATGACATGCGCCAGATGGCGGCGCGCATGCTGCTGCACGACAGCCGGCGCGAGAGCCAGGCTCCCTATGTGGCGCAGGCGATCGCCGAGGGCCAAGGCCCTGTCGTCATCGAGCGAGCACGCAACTGGCTGGGTCGGCGCTTCGATCAGCCATGGACGGTGCAGGCCCTCGCGCAGCATTGCCGCACCAGCGAACGCACGCTGCTGCGCCGCTTCAAGGAGGTGATGGGTGTGGGCCCGGTGCAGTACGCGCAGAAGATGCGTGTGGATCGCGCCAAGACATTGCTGGAATCGACGCTGCTGTCGCTGGAAGACATCGCCACTCGCTGCGGGTACACCGACGCCTCGACCTTGCACAAGGTCTTCAAACAATGGGCGCACGTGACGCCAAGCGACTACAGGGCGCGCTTCGGTCTTCGTCGCTAG
- a CDS encoding MAPEG family protein: MTSLEAFPALPAFAIALVALFAKTTFTSVLQVISRVRAGVFPIPEDARLMRKPPAEAEADFVRRCANIWRNDTENLPLFLALGLTYTLLGAPAGAAQVYFGAYVALRYTHTVVFLLGLQPWRALFYLAGMAVCWAIAVESALLAQIR; encoded by the coding sequence ATGACGTCACTCGAAGCCTTCCCCGCGCTGCCTGCCTTTGCCATCGCACTGGTGGCCCTCTTTGCCAAGACGACATTCACCAGCGTGCTGCAGGTGATCAGCCGGGTGCGGGCCGGTGTGTTTCCCATTCCTGAAGATGCCCGCCTGATGCGCAAACCGCCGGCCGAGGCCGAGGCAGACTTCGTGCGCCGGTGCGCCAACATCTGGCGCAACGACACCGAGAACCTGCCCCTGTTCCTGGCCCTGGGGCTGACCTACACGCTGCTGGGGGCTCCAGCTGGCGCCGCGCAGGTGTACTTCGGCGCCTATGTGGCCCTGCGCTATACCCACACCGTGGTGTTCCTTCTGGGGCTTCAGCCCTGGCGCGCCTTGTTCTATCTTGCGGGGATGGCCGTGTGCTGGGCCATTGCGGTTGAAAGCGCCTTGCTGGCACAGATAAGGTAA
- a CDS encoding NAD(P)/FAD-dependent oxidoreductase, whose product MSTTHTDVLIVGAGLSGIGAACHLKRECPDRSVVILEGREAIGGTWDLFRYPGIRSDSDMYTLGYRFKPWTHAKAIADGPTILQYIRETAAENGIDKQIRFGHKVVGASWSTPDARWTVEVERHDGERATFTCNFLFMCSGYYRYDGGYLPDFPGIGQYAGRVVHPQKWTPDIDYAGKRVVVIGSGATAVTLVPEMARTAAHVTMLQRSPTYVVSRPAQDRIANALRKVLPVRWAYFLTRWKNIALSMYFYRLCKRRPAQVKRYMVNGVQAAIGSKVDVARHFTPRYNPWDQRLCLVPDGDLFRMLYAGKASVVTDEIERFTHRGLLLKSGTELEADLVVTATGLVLTSLDDMDLRVDGRQVEASRTFGYKGLMYSDVPNFAVSFGYTNASWTLKCDLTCEYVCRLLKHMQRHGHRQATPRNHDPELQAEPWIDFTSGYVQRAAAHMPKQGSKAPWKLYQNYVRDLITLRFGRIDDGVMEFSRPAR is encoded by the coding sequence ATGTCCACCACCCACACCGATGTGCTCATCGTCGGCGCCGGCCTCTCTGGCATCGGCGCGGCCTGCCACCTGAAGAGGGAGTGCCCCGACCGCAGCGTCGTCATCCTCGAGGGGCGCGAGGCCATCGGCGGCACCTGGGACCTGTTCCGCTACCCCGGCATCCGCTCCGATTCCGACATGTACACCTTGGGCTACCGCTTCAAGCCCTGGACGCATGCGAAGGCGATCGCCGATGGCCCGACCATCCTCCAGTACATCCGGGAGACCGCGGCCGAGAACGGCATCGACAAGCAGATCCGCTTCGGCCACAAGGTGGTGGGCGCTTCGTGGTCCACACCCGATGCCAGGTGGACGGTGGAGGTCGAGCGCCACGACGGTGAGCGTGCCACCTTCACCTGCAACTTCCTCTTCATGTGCAGCGGCTACTACCGCTATGACGGCGGCTACCTGCCCGACTTCCCCGGCATCGGGCAGTACGCCGGCCGCGTGGTGCACCCGCAGAAGTGGACCCCCGACATCGACTACGCCGGCAAGCGCGTGGTGGTGATCGGCAGCGGCGCCACCGCGGTGACGCTCGTGCCCGAGATGGCCAGGACGGCGGCCCACGTGACGATGCTGCAGCGCTCACCGACCTATGTGGTGTCGCGCCCCGCGCAAGACCGCATCGCCAATGCATTGCGCAAGGTCCTGCCGGTACGCTGGGCCTACTTCCTCACGCGCTGGAAGAACATCGCGCTGTCGATGTACTTCTACCGCCTGTGCAAGCGACGGCCGGCGCAGGTCAAGCGGTACATGGTCAATGGCGTCCAGGCCGCCATCGGGAGCAAGGTCGACGTTGCCCGCCACTTCACGCCGCGCTACAACCCCTGGGACCAGCGCCTGTGCCTCGTGCCCGACGGCGATCTCTTCCGCATGCTCTACGCGGGCAAGGCCTCCGTGGTGACCGACGAGATCGAGCGCTTCACGCACCGGGGCCTGCTGCTCAAGTCGGGCACCGAGCTCGAGGCCGACCTGGTCGTCACCGCCACCGGCCTCGTGCTCACCTCGCTCGACGACATGGACCTGCGCGTCGACGGCCGCCAGGTCGAAGCGTCGAGGACCTTTGGCTACAAGGGCCTGATGTACAGCGACGTGCCCAATTTCGCCGTGTCCTTCGGCTACACCAATGCGTCGTGGACGCTGAAATGCGACCTGACCTGCGAGTACGTGTGCCGCCTGCTCAAGCACATGCAGCGCCACGGCCACCGGCAGGCCACGCCGCGCAACCACGACCCGGAGCTCCAGGCCGAGCCGTGGATCGACTTCACCTCGGGCTACGTGCAGCGCGCCGCCGCCCACATGCCCAAGCAGGGCTCCAAGGCACCGTGGAAGCTCTACCAGAACTACGTGCGCGACCTGATCACGCTGCGCTTCGGTCGCATCGACGACGGCGTGATGGAGTTCAGCCGGCCCGCTCGCTGA
- a CDS encoding Crp/Fnr family transcriptional regulator, whose translation MLATATATDQTRVAAAIARTVQPPQHETCQAGHRIAENLKLLHDSLPITRRLLRAGDAVYEAGERFESLHVVNSGIFKLVNLSADGREQVVGLQFKGDWLGFDGIATGRHGCDAVAMDTGEVWTVRYDALLQASLRQPALMAVMHAAMSREMSRDRDALLSICTLPADARVAEFLHNWAASLSERGLRTDQITLRMTRAEIGNYLGMKLETVSRALSRLARDKVIEFSETGRREVRIPDLAVLSACVQRSLAPEGATLQ comes from the coding sequence ATGCTTGCCACCGCCACCGCCACCGACCAGACCCGTGTCGCCGCCGCCATCGCCCGCACCGTGCAACCGCCGCAGCACGAGACCTGCCAGGCCGGCCACCGCATCGCCGAAAACCTGAAGCTCCTCCACGACAGCCTGCCAATCACGCGGCGCCTGCTGCGTGCCGGCGATGCGGTCTACGAGGCCGGCGAGCGTTTCGAGTCGCTGCACGTGGTGAACTCGGGCATCTTCAAGCTGGTGAACCTGTCGGCCGACGGCCGCGAGCAGGTGGTGGGCCTTCAGTTCAAGGGCGACTGGCTGGGCTTCGACGGCATCGCGACCGGCCGCCACGGCTGCGACGCGGTGGCCATGGACACCGGCGAGGTCTGGACGGTGCGCTACGACGCGCTGCTGCAGGCCAGCCTGCGACAGCCGGCGCTGATGGCCGTGATGCACGCCGCGATGAGCCGCGAGATGTCGCGCGACCGCGATGCGCTGCTGTCGATCTGCACGCTGCCGGCCGATGCGCGCGTGGCCGAGTTCCTGCACAACTGGGCCGCGTCGCTCTCCGAGCGTGGCCTGCGCACGGACCAGATTACCTTGCGCATGACCCGCGCCGAGATCGGCAACTACCTCGGCATGAAGCTCGAGACGGTGAGCCGCGCGCTCTCGCGCCTGGCGCGCGACAAGGTCATCGAGTTCAGCGAGACCGGCCGCCGCGAGGTGCGCATCCCCGACCTGGCGGTGCTCTCGGCCTGCGTGCAGCGCAGCCTGGCGCCGGAGGGTGCCACGCTGCAGTGA